From Salinirubellus salinus, the proteins below share one genomic window:
- a CDS encoding TRAM domain-containing protein: MPDCPLADQCPSFSERIEGMGCMHYGDRGGAEWCQHYNQPIRDLKQQPVTPGEEVVVEVTDIHESGAGVGRTEDGFIVMVDGLLPEARAKVRITRVHSNHATGEEVERLPLDPEEDEEGVEPVEPDDEAESDDDAAEADADGETDEDEEEERQRPRHSRRERLGSRDNFWGN; this comes from the coding sequence ATGCCCGACTGTCCACTCGCGGACCAGTGCCCCAGTTTCTCGGAGCGGATCGAGGGGATGGGGTGCATGCACTACGGCGACCGGGGGGGCGCCGAGTGGTGCCAGCACTACAATCAGCCGATCCGGGACCTGAAGCAGCAGCCAGTGACCCCCGGTGAGGAGGTCGTCGTCGAGGTGACCGACATCCACGAGAGCGGCGCTGGCGTCGGCCGAACCGAGGACGGGTTCATCGTGATGGTCGACGGCCTGCTGCCGGAGGCCCGCGCGAAGGTCCGCATCACCCGCGTCCACTCGAACCACGCGACCGGCGAGGAGGTCGAGCGCCTCCCGCTCGACCCCGAGGAGGACGAAGAGGGCGTCGAGCCGGTCGAGCCGGACGACGAGGCGGAGAGCGACGACGACGCGGCCGAGGCGGACGCGGACGGCGAGACGGACGAAGACGAGGAGGAGGAGCGCCAGCGACCACGACACTCGCGGCGCGAGCGACTGGGCAGTCGCGACAACTTCTGGGGCAACTGA
- a CDS encoding Tfx family DNA-binding protein, whose amino-acid sequence MSERLDPDPLLDRIGFDPETSVLTRRQAEVLALREQGHAQAQIADRLGTSRANISSIEASARENVRKARETVAFAEALRAPVRLAVERGTDLYDVPRMVYEACDDAGVKVNRTAPELMKLVSDEAGDAVQGRKVQRSITVGVTSEGHVQVRPTGGRLDQ is encoded by the coding sequence GTGAGCGAGCGACTGGACCCGGACCCGTTGCTCGACCGCATCGGCTTCGACCCGGAGACGAGCGTGCTCACCCGGCGGCAGGCGGAGGTGCTGGCGCTGCGTGAACAGGGCCACGCACAGGCCCAGATAGCCGACCGGCTCGGCACCTCGCGGGCGAACATCTCCTCCATCGAGGCCAGCGCGCGCGAGAACGTCCGGAAGGCGCGCGAGACCGTGGCGTTCGCCGAGGCGCTCCGGGCACCCGTCCGCCTCGCCGTCGAACGCGGGACCGACCTCTACGACGTCCCCCGGATGGTGTACGAGGCCTGCGACGACGCCGGCGTGAAGGTCAACCGCACCGCGCCCGAGCTGATGAAACTGGTGAGCGACGAGGCGGGCGACGCCGTCCAGGGGCGGAAGGTCCAGCGCTCCATTACCGTCGGGGTCACGAGCGAGGGGCACGTCCAGGTCCGGCCGACCGGCGGCCGACTGGACCAGTAG
- the aceA gene encoding isocitrate lyase encodes MIRDVDNQAAREFRQKLDEQDFVFAPGIYHALDARLAEMAGLDAAYMSGYSTVLGQFGFPDLEMVTMTEMVENAKRIVEATNLPVVADCDTGYGGIHNVRRAVREYEKAGVAAVHIEDQTTPKRCGHIAGKQIVSREDAKARFSAAVDAKQDEDTFIIARTDAYGSANGDWEEHLERGRIYADAGVDMVWPEMPDPSRQDAVNYAETIHETHPDLKLAFNYSSSFAWSQEDDPLTFQELGDLGYEYIFITLFALHSGAHSVYEDFKKLAEGDEEGQFDLEQRYLGHETESHHELSFVSRFQDIEAQFDPAAKERMEKSAGFSEDESDPISSQNDDD; translated from the coding sequence ATGATTCGAGACGTCGACAACCAGGCGGCCCGCGAGTTCCGCCAGAAACTGGACGAGCAGGACTTCGTCTTCGCTCCCGGTATCTACCACGCGCTCGACGCCCGGCTGGCCGAGATGGCCGGCCTGGACGCCGCGTACATGTCGGGCTACTCGACGGTGCTGGGCCAGTTCGGCTTCCCGGACCTCGAGATGGTCACGATGACCGAGATGGTCGAGAACGCGAAGCGCATCGTCGAGGCGACGAACCTGCCGGTCGTCGCCGACTGTGACACCGGCTACGGTGGCATCCACAACGTCCGCCGCGCCGTGCGCGAGTACGAGAAGGCCGGCGTCGCCGCCGTCCACATCGAGGACCAGACGACCCCGAAGCGCTGTGGCCACATCGCGGGCAAGCAGATTGTCTCGCGTGAAGACGCGAAGGCCCGCTTCAGCGCGGCCGTCGACGCCAAGCAGGACGAGGACACCTTCATCATCGCCCGCACCGACGCCTACGGCTCGGCCAACGGCGACTGGGAGGAGCACCTCGAGCGCGGCCGCATCTACGCCGACGCCGGCGTCGACATGGTCTGGCCCGAGATGCCCGACCCGTCCCGTCAGGACGCGGTCAACTACGCGGAGACCATCCACGAGACCCACCCGGACCTGAAGCTGGCGTTCAACTACTCCAGTTCGTTCGCGTGGAGCCAGGAGGACGACCCGCTCACGTTCCAGGAGCTCGGCGACCTCGGCTACGAGTACATCTTCATCACGCTGTTCGCGCTCCACTCGGGCGCGCACTCGGTCTACGAGGACTTCAAGAAGCTCGCCGAGGGCGACGAGGAAGGCCAGTTCGACCTCGAGCAGCGCTACCTCGGCCACGAGACCGAGAGCCACCACGAGCTCTCGTTCGTCTCGCGGTTCCAGGACATCGAGGCGCAGTTCGACCCCGCCGCCAAGGAGCGGATGGAGAAGTCCGCTGGCTTCTCCGAGGACGAGTCGGACCCGATCTCGAGCCAGAACGACGACGACTAA
- a CDS encoding mannose-1-phosphate guanylyltransferase: protein MSNPDTVAVVLAGGRGTRLYPASSPETPKQFRAVGGERSLLERTVARAERFADEVVVLTRPAYADRVRGLVDAEVFVEPEPKDTGPALVYAAHRLRGRAETLVCLPSDHHVGDDAAFATAAERAAATARETGGLVTMGVEPTRPATGYGYLKPGEARGEGVNRVEAFVEKPDAETAARYREAGYRWNAGIFAWTPAALLRACEGTPLEPLVDALDAGDPEPFAACEAVSVDYGVMEDAEDVYLVAVSSAWDDLGTWDALARVLDADESGTVVDGNALPVDAEGCVLATDEGSHVAAVGVSDLVVAAYEGRVLVVPKAESQRVREVWDAVYGEE from the coding sequence ATGTCGAACCCTGACACCGTCGCCGTGGTCCTCGCGGGCGGACGGGGGACGCGACTCTACCCCGCCAGCAGCCCCGAGACGCCCAAGCAGTTCCGCGCCGTCGGTGGCGAACGTTCCCTCCTCGAACGGACCGTCGCCCGCGCCGAGCGCTTCGCCGACGAGGTGGTGGTCCTCACTCGACCGGCGTACGCCGACCGGGTGCGCGGCCTCGTCGACGCCGAGGTGTTCGTCGAGCCCGAACCGAAGGACACCGGGCCGGCGCTGGTCTACGCCGCCCACCGCCTCCGCGGCCGGGCGGAGACGCTCGTCTGTCTCCCGAGCGACCACCACGTCGGCGACGACGCGGCGTTCGCCACGGCGGCCGAGCGGGCCGCGGCGACGGCCCGCGAGACCGGCGGCCTCGTCACGATGGGCGTCGAGCCCACCCGTCCGGCCACCGGCTACGGCTACCTGAAGCCGGGCGAGGCGAGGGGCGAGGGGGTCAACCGCGTCGAGGCGTTCGTCGAGAAACCGGACGCCGAGACGGCCGCTCGCTACCGCGAGGCGGGCTACCGGTGGAACGCCGGCATCTTCGCGTGGACGCCCGCGGCCCTCCTCCGGGCCTGCGAGGGGACGCCCCTCGAACCACTCGTCGATGCCCTCGACGCCGGCGACCCCGAGCCGTTCGCCGCCTGCGAGGCCGTCAGCGTCGACTACGGCGTGATGGAGGACGCCGAGGACGTCTACCTCGTCGCCGTCTCGTCCGCGTGGGACGACCTCGGGACGTGGGACGCGCTCGCCCGCGTCCTCGACGCCGACGAGTCGGGCACCGTCGTCGACGGGAACGCCCTCCCCGTCGACGCCGAGGGGTGTGTCCTCGCGACGGACGAGGGGAGTCACGTCGCCGCCGTCGGCGTCTCGGACCTCGTCGTCGCGGCCTACGAGGGCCGGGTGCTCGTGGTGCCGAAAGCCGAGAGCCAGCGGGTCCGCGAGGTGTGGGACGCCGTCTACGGTGAGGAGTAG
- a CDS encoding SDR family oxidoreductase, with translation MDLGLDGDAALVTAGSSGLGLASAEAFATAGADVAVCGRTPEHLESARESLESLGDGDVLAVEADITDREQVEAFVDETVDAFDGLDHVVTSAGGPRSGPFLDMDDEDFYHAYDLLVMSVVWTTRAAHPHLAAGDDAGSVVNITSRSVQEVIDGLVLSNSVRRAVIGLMKTQADEFAPDVRVNAVLPGAHETSRITDLVEQSVERGEFEDYEAGMDAWSQGIPLERVGDPSELGETVAWLCSDAASYVTGTAIPVDGGSMRSV, from the coding sequence ATGGACCTCGGACTCGACGGCGACGCGGCACTGGTGACGGCGGGTAGCTCCGGCCTCGGCCTCGCCTCGGCCGAAGCATTCGCGACGGCGGGCGCGGACGTGGCCGTCTGCGGACGGACCCCCGAGCACCTCGAGTCGGCCCGCGAGTCGCTTGAGTCGCTCGGCGACGGCGACGTGCTCGCGGTGGAGGCGGACATCACCGACCGCGAGCAGGTGGAGGCGTTCGTCGACGAGACGGTCGACGCGTTCGACGGCCTCGACCACGTGGTGACGAGTGCCGGCGGCCCCCGCTCCGGGCCGTTCCTCGACATGGACGACGAGGACTTCTACCACGCCTACGACCTGCTGGTGATGAGCGTGGTCTGGACGACGCGGGCGGCCCACCCCCACCTCGCGGCGGGCGACGACGCGGGGAGCGTCGTGAACATCACCTCGCGCTCGGTGCAGGAGGTCATCGACGGCCTCGTGCTCTCGAACTCCGTGCGGCGGGCGGTGATCGGCCTGATGAAGACGCAGGCCGACGAGTTCGCTCCGGACGTGCGGGTGAACGCCGTCCTGCCGGGCGCCCACGAGACCTCGCGCATCACGGACCTCGTCGAGCAGAGCGTCGAGCGCGGCGAGTTCGAGGACTACGAGGCCGGCATGGACGCGTGGTCGCAGGGCATCCCGCTGGAGCGGGTGGGCGACCCCTCGGAACTCGGCGAGACGGTCGCGTGGCTCTGTTCGGACGCCGCGAGTTACGTCACCGGCACCGCCATCCCCGTCGACGGCGGGTCGATGCGCTCGGTCTGA
- a CDS encoding LysE family translocator, whose protein sequence is MALPDPTTLVAFVPAAVALILAPGPDTVYVLGRGMRDGTRPGVAGAAGVATGVLVHATAAALGLAALFRAVPAAYTAVRVAGGVYLLFLAVRTLRSGEAFTVSAGDESPARGPARSYAGGLLVNVLNPKVALFFLAFLPQFLGPDAGVVEPLGLGAVYALLTVGYLGGVAWFAESVGAGLGARPRVGRALHLLTAAVLGAFGGWALVDAHSRP, encoded by the coding sequence GTGGCGCTCCCCGACCCGACGACGCTCGTGGCGTTCGTCCCGGCCGCCGTCGCGTTGATACTGGCGCCCGGACCGGACACGGTCTACGTCCTCGGGCGTGGTATGCGCGACGGGACGCGGCCGGGCGTAGCGGGCGCGGCGGGCGTCGCCACGGGCGTCCTCGTCCACGCCACCGCGGCCGCGCTCGGACTGGCGGCGCTGTTCCGTGCGGTGCCTGCCGCCTACACCGCCGTCCGCGTCGCCGGCGGCGTCTACCTCCTGTTCCTCGCGGTCCGGACGCTACGCTCGGGCGAGGCGTTCACCGTCTCCGCCGGCGACGAGTCGCCCGCACGCGGCCCGGCGCGGAGCTACGCAGGCGGCCTGCTGGTGAACGTGCTGAACCCGAAGGTGGCGCTGTTCTTCCTCGCGTTCCTCCCCCAGTTCCTCGGACCGGACGCGGGGGTGGTCGAACCCCTCGGTCTCGGGGCCGTGTACGCACTCCTGACGGTGGGCTACCTCGGTGGGGTGGCGTGGTTCGCCGAGTCGGTCGGTGCCGGCCTCGGGGCGCGCCCACGGGTCGGCCGAGCGCTCCACCTGCTGACGGCGGCCGTCCTCGGCGCGTTCGGGGGGTGGGCGCTCGTGGACGCTCACTCGCGGCCGTAG
- a CDS encoding response regulator: MSSTNAPIHVLYVDDDPALVDLVGEYLEREVERLEVDTATDVDEALERFHDPDEQIDCIVSDHEMSGMDGLAFLRAVRETDPHLPFLIYTGRGSEEVAQEAISQGVTDYMQKARGMAQYAVLANRIVQAVEKYRAERDTRRRLLALETAWQGICIVDRGGEVEYANSAFLDLYGYREDQLLGRPWEELYPAAEAERLREEVLPRLQDTGGWAGESVGLHETGETFPQTMSVAELPDGGFVAAADHLDRTREDGRATLGEEAED; this comes from the coding sequence GTGTCTAGTACGAACGCTCCCATCCACGTCCTCTACGTGGACGACGACCCTGCACTCGTCGACCTCGTCGGCGAGTACCTGGAGCGTGAGGTAGAGCGCCTCGAGGTCGACACCGCCACCGACGTCGACGAGGCGCTCGAGCGGTTCCACGACCCGGACGAGCAGATCGACTGCATAGTCTCGGACCACGAGATGTCCGGGATGGACGGACTCGCCTTCCTCCGTGCGGTCCGCGAGACGGACCCACACCTCCCCTTCCTCATCTACACCGGTCGCGGCTCCGAGGAGGTGGCCCAGGAGGCCATCTCGCAGGGCGTGACCGACTACATGCAGAAGGCCCGCGGGATGGCCCAGTACGCCGTCCTCGCCAACCGCATCGTCCAGGCCGTCGAAAAGTACCGCGCCGAACGCGACACCCGACGGCGGCTCCTCGCGCTCGAGACGGCGTGGCAGGGCATCTGTATCGTCGACCGAGGCGGCGAGGTGGAGTACGCCAACAGCGCCTTCCTCGACCTCTACGGCTACCGCGAGGACCAGTTGCTCGGGCGCCCGTGGGAGGAACTCTACCCGGCCGCTGAGGCCGAACGCCTCCGCGAGGAGGTGCTCCCGCGCCTGCAGGACACCGGCGGGTGGGCCGGCGAGAGCGTCGGCCTCCACGAGACCGGCGAGACGTTCCCCCAGACGATGTCGGTCGCCGAACTTCCGGACGGCGGGTTCGTCGCCGCGGCAGACCACCTCGACCGTACCCGCGAGGACGGGCGGGCGACGCTGGGGGAAGAGGCCGAGGACTGA